The sequence below is a genomic window from Gossypium hirsutum isolate 1008001.06 chromosome A11, Gossypium_hirsutum_v2.1, whole genome shotgun sequence.
GCGATCTTcgttttttttattcttcttttccCTTCCGATCCTGTTGCATCTGCATCATCTGCTTGTTTCTTTGCGGTTAATGGAGTGATCTTGCCTTtgatctttctccttttcttgtaatttggtTAGCTTACTGTTAAAATTGCTTTTTCTAGCTCATTTCTGCTGAAATCTCCTAGATCTAGAGCTTGATCGTTCGTTTTTGAACTGATTATGCTTTTTCGTTTTGAGTTTCTGTTGATGTTATGATTTTAATATCAGATCAGTTAAAATTTATTAACTGATGAATTTCTAGTGTTGTATGTGTGTGGGGGTTAGGGTTGCTGTTTAAGTTGTGATCCGGATATAATTGTACTGAATTGAAAAGTGATGACAGCAGGTCAGGTATCTGTAATttttggaaaatcgaagttcGAAATCTGTTAAATATCCAAATTTAATAAGTCtaataagattttatttaaaaatttttaaaaatgaagcAGTTAATGGATTCATGTTGGAGATCTATAAAGTAAAGTAAATTTAAATAATGGACATAAGAATCTGAATCTATTATCCTCAATACGAAAGCAGATTCAGATGATGACTATCCATTGCTATCCCTTGAATCGAAGCTAAAAAATCTGGGGATTGTTTGAAACTCTCATTAATGACGGTTTCTGTCCAACTTTAACATTACCTTGGTTAGAAGGACTgatggttttattttttcttgcaGATATCTCTCGGAGTTACTGGCAGAGCGTTACAAGCTTAGTCCATTTATGACAGTGATTCCTCATACCTGTAGACTGTTGAACCAAGGTGAGTTACTCTTAAGTagcaattttttttcttgtcaAAGAATCATGCAGACAATATCTCCCTCCCTCCTTGTCATCACTAAAACAACGACTTGAAGCTAACTTTTAATTGCCAAATACTAATTCTATGAGTTACTGACTGGAAATTCTAATTAAGGATCAGCCCACTGAAACTAACGTGAATGAAATCATGATTCGCGTGTCATGAAAATTGTAGATAGTACTGACAATTACTAAGACTTGGGTGGAGCTGTGATTGAGGTACGACTACCTGCAATTTTTAGCTCACGATGGAATATTTGCTtactcttttcattttcttttttgggtAGAGCAATCATTAAATGACAGAAACTATGGttctaaaataatttatataactaatatgatGAATCTTACTTGAACTTTGGTGGCCTTCTATGTAAATGTAACAATGGATACTTAGACATATCTTAGGAAACGATTGAAGTGAAGGATAAAGAGGGAGGAAAAAGGAAGTTTCTGAACCTCACTAACTGTGGTGAAGGAAGAAATGGATATGAAGAAAGAGTTACAGAGGGCAAAGCCAGTGATTCTGCCGGTATTCGTCTTGGGAATTGAGTGGGGAACTTCCCTGTAATATTTAGTTCTTTTAGGTTAGTTGTGAGAGACATTAGTTGCCAACTTCTGGCCAAAATAGGTGCTTgctcatttttttctatttttctattctaTAAAAGCTGTCCTGCAACAATGTGCTGATATTTGGTGGCAGTCAACTAATTAgtgtttcttttttaattaatgtaataatatttattaatgacTTAAAagtaaaccaaaataaaattccACATTTTAACTGGAAGAGTAGCTTAATTTATGAAGCCAGAGTTGATATTTAACTGACTAAATTAACATTGCGTTTGGTCTCTCCATTTTGTGGTGACTGCTAACTGATTTCTTAACAAATGCTGACTGGTACATCTTATTCTTGAAAATGACATTTTTGGAGCAGAAATTTTGCGTATAACTACACTGTTGGGGAATGCATCAGTTTTAGGTCAAAATGGGCTTGAACAAGCTAGCCCCCTGGTTTCTGGAGGAACATTTTCAAATGGAGGAGCCGATATGAACAGATGGATGTCACAGTTTCAATCAGAAGTATGGATACTAACCATTAACCTAACTCTTTACCATCTAATTTTACTGCTTTAAGAGGTATTCCTGACTTATTACTTTACTATATTTTCATGCTAACTCAACCTTTATTTGAAATCTAGCTTGTATTGTCGTTTCTCTTATGACAGGCAATCTGAGGCTAACATGAAGAAGTCCTGAAAACTAACTCTACCATAGAAAATGTTTCAGGCCGTTGCTTTTAATTATATAACTCATTCCTGGGTCTTTATCATTATCAAGATAGAATCAGATTTGTGGGGGATGGTAGTTACTCGTAGTCTTATTTGGTGTTAAGCTTCAGTTTTTTTAGGATGGAAGCCTGAAATGTCGATAGAGTGCGAGACAGTGCATGTTAGGTGTTCTGTTAATAGAGTTATTCTCTCCGCTGTGTACTTTATTGCTGACATTGATAACTACACTGTCATTTTCATGtgtccccccccccccaaaaaaaaagtgCAGATAGGAGTTTTGAGACATTTGCGTTAAtgagttaatatatatatatttttaacaaagCCTTGAATATTATGGTGCCAGATGCCTGGTTTAGTACAACCCTCTTTGGCTGAGAACTGGCTGAATTCTCAAAGGGGCTCATCCGGTCTTATTGTTAAGAGAACAATCAGAGTGGATATTCCTGTCGACAAGTATCCTAATGTATGAATGAACTCATGTCTTAACAGTGATTTTAGAAGATTTATTTTTTCAGCATCTAAACTAATTTAATGTTGCAGTACAATTTTGTTGGCCGCCTCCTTGGTCCTAGGGGCAACTCTCTTAAGCGTGTGGAGGCAAATACGGAGTGCCGTGTCCTTATAAGAGGTCGGGGCAGTATtaaagatcctgctagggtaatgGTCCTTTGCCTTGCAATATTATGTGTAATTATTGCTCATTAAATAAGTTTGGTAAATATGTGATCATGTTTCAAAGATTTTGTTGAAAGTGAAACCTATCGAATATGTAAACCCTAAACTTTTTAGCAGTTACCATTATGGATACAACTTAAATGAATTATTATGTCTTAAAATTTGTGAAGGAGGAAATGATGAGAGGAAAACCCGGGTATGAACATCTGAATGAACCTCTTCATATCCTAATTGAGGCAGAATTACCCGTTGAAATAGTTGATGCTCGCCTAATGCAAGCACGTGAGATACTTGAAGATTTGCTGAAGCCTACCGTGAGTGAAGTTTCCTTGTGTTGTGATAATACTAATATTATGCATATCTTTTtgcttaaattttcttttattttgtttttgaaaaacaggATGAATCCCAGGATTTCTATAAGAAACAACAGCTGCGAGAGCTAGCAATGCTGAATGGTACACTTCGTGAGGAAGGCTCTCCAATGTCTGGTTCTTTATCCCCTTTCCAGAACAGCCTCGGAATGAAGCGAGCAAAGACTAGGGGGTAAAAGGATCCCTTCTCGAGGCCTGTTGGAGCTTGTGTCTTAGTGTCTGCCATAAGCCAGCAGTTTTCCCGGACATTGCAGGTATTGGCTATATATAGGCAAATGCCTCCATGCACGATCGGGGCACTGGCATGGGCACTGTTACTGTTGTGTGCCAGTTAAGTTAGGTTGTTCTAACTTATTTGTTTGATATATGAAGTGTGTTTATGTTGTGTGTGTTGGGAGAGGTTAAATGCTAGTATTATTTTTACACTGTGAGCAATGGGTTTGCGTTCATTTTCGGGGTTTGCATTTTGCATGTTCGTTGAAACAGATAAAAATAGCTGTATGTAGGTTGTAGTGTTATTATTAGCTCGTCTGCTTCTGATTATAGTTAAGCTTTGTAATAATTGACAGTTTTGAAGTGAAGGAACCTATGTAAAGTAAATGCGAGGAAATTAAAGGTATGgtttgtattgtattgtattgtattgtaatCTATACAAGTCCGacaatagtatttttttttatttattttaccctAAAAAGATGTGGTCTCTATCTAGCGGGACTTTTTAAACATGGGTATTGTTGTTATTGTTGGAGAACGTCAATttactattttcttatttttgggCTAAGAAGggattataattaattttaggcattgtgtcaaaaagagttgatataatttgaacatttaatgagattgtttaaaaaaaatatcggTTACACATTTTTATTAGGCTAAAATGTGCTGTTAATTTTTATACTTGCatagaatttgaaatttaatcattgtattttgaagttaaaaattgaacaattaaaaatcttaattcaatcgttATTGTCGATGGTCatagtttattaatttaatatatttaattttttgttaattatatTCCAATTTATATTAGGACAtaaattttgacagaaaataTTTTTGATCTTAGTGATtggattaatatttttaaataacaaaataagatttattttttaagtataagattaaattttaaattttttaaaatcatatccaTTTAGTTGATTTActtaaaattaggtttttttactcatacataattaattatgttttaattgaaaAGCGTATAAATATAGTATGTATTGTTTTTTACTCACGCAAACATGattgtaaaatattaaacatataatttaataataaatttaactatgttattatgaaattttaaaaaaaattacatttcaatacaaaataaaattgaaatttaaataatattgttTTGAAGTTCATTTTTATGGTTACATAAGCTAAATAAAGTGTACAATGTGTTGTATAGAAATTGTAGGTAACTGCCATCTATTTAAAACAATGTTTGAAACTAAAATTAAGTATAGTTGTTAATTGACTGGCCGTAGATTTGAATTCTATTTGAAGAGATTTGATTCGTTccgaattaaaaaatttaaaatgtcagaatgaAAGTATTCACTTTGATCGTTAAGAGCAGGTAACTCGTTCCCTAtgtctttatttttattacattttatctCATCGTATCACATTTTGTTTTAAGATATTTGAGAATCACTGTCAATACCTCAGTGTAAGTGTTTGGGATATTTCATAATCCTGAGGCTATTTACAACTAGCTAATGAAGAATTCTCAGATGTACTAGTACTAACAAATGCCTTAGAAATATAGTCACCGATTCTTCTGAGAAGTCACAATTACCATGAGCAAACACATTAATTTAATGACGAAGAGCACATATTTTTTATGCGCCCAAGCCTAGTTGAGAAAGAGTTACGAGacgtaaaacaaaaaaaaaagtttattttattttttgactgaagatattatatataaagtaaaaaaataaatataccataaataataaataaaaagctaCTCCATTTTGACAAAAGAGCCACGCCAAAGTTCCATAGCTTTTGAGCACCATttatttaaccattaactttttttatattacaTAATCGACAATCATCATCGAAACCCTATGGTTGTCCTCTTCACCAACTCCATTTACCTCTCAGAATCACCTGTTCTTCTGGTATGGCccttgttttttcttcttcttaaaaaTCTTCCTAATTCTTTTAccttttttccttcattttgaATGTTTGGAATATGGACTCACGCTTGAAAGCAATCCTCATTATGAGGGTAACCTCAATTGTCGGTGATGTCTTCAGTTCCAAGTCATGTTAATTTTCATCAGAGGACTATAAAACCCTAATCCGATTTCATCTTAATAGTGGTTTAGGGGAAGGGAATGCGTTTAGggttttctttcttaattttctttacattattttgttcaattaagaaaattaattttacaattcTTTTCAGCACAATGAAGGTAAATTAGAcattaataaatcaaatactaGATTGcagcaatatataaatattaaggatcaaagttgttattatgctaattttaaaagttaccagtgaaaaaaaaagaagaaaagataaaattgaatagttaatgatttttttttgaatttttgcaattgaataataataaaaaaaatactaccAATTGAATAATTAAGTAACTATTTGGATCACTACTAtaaaacttttaacttttttatacaccataaatattttaattttttataaaaattgtaatatttatttatctaaccttgtaaaaataaatataatataaaaaatatatttaataattccaGAGTCGACAATTTTAGTTTTTGAGGGTAagatagtaaaattttaaataaaattgagagttatataaaaattgaattcacatccctacacttacagttattttcattgaaaataaattggaaagaaaaagcaaaaaaaaaaaaaaagtgaaaatgaaattaaaagaagaaaatttcCCTTTTGTAAAACACACCAATTACTTGTATAGCACACCACCTCTCTACACTGCTTTTATAATACAAGCTATAAGGCAAtcacaaagaagaaaaataataaccCAAACTTTTCATAACAGCCTACCAAATCATTACATACAAATATAAATACAGTAAGTGCTTGTCTTCTTTGCTCCCTTTTATCTCACCACAATATAAATTTTTACAACCAAAAATGAAATCCAATCCCAAAAGAGCTTTATCAAATGCCCCCCATTCATCCCTATCTTGTTTAGGATATAAGCTGGGGGCTTCATCATGCAGTGGAAGCTCTTATATCGGCATGAGTTCATCAAGATTCCGCCTGCGGGGCTTGAACGCAGCAAAGCCATTTTTTCTAGAATGAAAAATAACACTGAGTTAAAAGAGAAATCTACGATTGCTACGTTCGCGCAAGCTGTTATTATACCATCAGTTGTATGCGTGCTAAGTCGGTTAGAGATTACTTACGGATTGGGGTTTGTTGGGGTCGGCTCCAGGCTTACCATGAGTGTCAGCCTTTTCCAGTGACTCCGGTTTGCCACCTGTTTTCTTCTCATCCCTTGCCTTGTTAAAGATCACTGTAAATCCATCAGCTGATGCAGGATCGTTGACATCCCATTCACCGAATTTCGGCAATGGTCGACCCTGGTCCTGTTGAGCAAAAAGAGAAGTAAAATGCATCCGTCAATATCCTTGTAACCAAAGTAAGGTAGATAGACAAAACATCAAGGCAACAAAATTAAAGCCTGTCAAGATTCATATCTCGAGTTGCATGTCATAACaatccaataaaaaattgtaCAGACAAAAGAGCTCCAAGCATAGAATTACTTGTCCAAAATCCAACTAGGAAAGTCCGACAACAAAACTGTTTGCTCTAACAAATTACTTACCACGATGGTTCCAAACTCTAATAAAGGGAAAAACCAGGATATTACAAACAACTCTTCATTGTTTTCCATATAGGTCACCCTACTTATTAGCATAACCATGGAAGATATTTTTCACTTTCTAGGTCTTTATAGAATTATGGTTTCTTCAAATAGAACAAGAGTAGATCTATTCTGTTCCGAACTAGCAAGCAATCACATGCAACTTATCTCTAAATGCCAACAAAGCTCCTAAATGATAGCTGCTAGATACCGTACGGCTCTTACATAACTTCAGCTTCAACATGATTAAAgtaaatttcatttaataaaagcAAAAGCAATCGGGATGTTTTGCAATAGGGCAAACAGAAGTAATTTCAGCCGAGCTCGTATTGAAATCTATTCAGGAATCTTACAGCAGTCAGGTAAAAAGGCATGTTGCAATTTGAGTTATTACAGTCCGTTGTAGGCCTAAATAGATGGCATAGTTTAAATTAACCAAACACCGGTTAATGATCACTTACGTAAAGCAATCCGAAAGAGAACCTGCCCTAAGACCAATCATAAATGATTCATGGGTACCTATTTTAAGCTACTGTATAATCAATACTCATTCACTTGAGACAACTTTTATTGAAGGGAGATGTTAGGTGTGTAGGAAAATGAGAGTTAGCCAATGCATAGATAGTGACAATACAACAAATTACATGAATCGCAACCACCATTAAAGGAGATAAAAATATACTACAGAAAAACACAACCAAGTAATTTGAAAGATACATTAAAAGCTTAAATTATCTTGAAAAAAGAGATTAAAAAGAGTCTGCCAAAACGTCAAACTTGAATCAGGATAAACTAGAAATCGAAAACCAAAATTAATATCATGGGAATCCAAGCATAACTTAGTCAGACATTTCGAAAACTAACATTGCCATATACCCCATAAGGAAACTTAGAGAAGGTGAATTGAATAATCAACAGGTCGATATGAAAAATTTGTCTACTTTTCAGAATTTGATCATATGTATAGGCCATGACATTGAAGAACAAGCTTCCATTTCCAGATTAGAATATCAAATACTTCCAAAGTAACAACAAAATGCCCTGTGAAAATACCCAGCAAAAGCTAATTTTCTTAAGGAACAAACTTCAATGAATATCCATAACAAAATTAGTAGTACATTAAAACAACTCACATATTTTCTAAAGCATTTTCTTTTCAATCCTTTAAGAAAGATAATTCCAACCATAAACCATGCTATCACACAAGTGAATTGCTTAAATGGtattcaattcatcaatcaaacataaaacaaaaaggcTCAAAACCAGCTTCCACCAAAACCCATCAAATGAGACAGCGACAAAATGATAAAGTGAAGTGTACAATTCTAATCAGTAAAAAAAATCTTGCCCAAAATGATAACGAAATAAACTTTTGATCAGCAACAAAATCGATATCGATTCtttaagaaaaaacaaaaaggaaaaacattaaaaacccaGAACAAAAGAACCCATAAAATATATGAATCGCAACAACCCAAAGCTCGTATCCATTGAAAAGAAAAGTAAATTTAATCAGACaacaaaaattaaacatttttataacaaatttaaacaggaaatgaaagagaaaaaaaaccaaaaaagatTTGCTTACCGACATGAATTCTTGAGAGAGAGAAACTTTTTATTGTGATGGAAAAAAGAGAGATATGGGAAATTAgagagagagaaaatgagagtTTTTTAGAGTGAGATTGAAAGATATTCAATAGAATGGAATGGAATTTTGGGGAGGAAAATGTGAAAGAGAAAAAGAGACTGGTCGGAGGGGGGATAACCAGCGTTAGTTTTAACGGATAAACGGGGAGGGGGAATTGGTGGAATTGAACCGGAGGCGTAGATGACACCGTTAAATATAACGGAACGATAAGATGAGCTGGCAGACGGCTTGATGATAATTGTTGGGTTTTTTAagactaaataaattaataaataaatttgtatttatatttttttctaaataaccCTAAATAAATGGTTAATTTTATTGGTTAGCTTAAAAATATTGACTCGATGAGATcggacaaaaaaaaaaagatatgttTAGAAAATGAGCTAAGCCTCGAGTAAAATATTTTGGTCTGAGTCTGGTCCGAcctaaatttgtaaaatagaAAAACTGTTATTTTGCTGTTGTTTTTTCATTGTTATGctgttattattttgttgttattgtttaaatATTATAGAACTCTTGTtttgttgttaattttgttattattttaca
It includes:
- the LOC107927263 gene encoding protein NOI4 isoform X2, with product MSDQGRPLPKFGEWDVNDPASADGFTVIFNKARDEKKTGGKPESLEKADTHGKPGADPNKPQSKKWLCCVQAPQAES
- the LOC107927262 gene encoding KH domain-containing protein At5g56140, yielding MTSSVGGGGRCMAFSPSPSAPHSPHLSGLRSAAAALLDQEKYLSELLAERYKLSPFMTVIPHTCRLLNQEILRITTLLGNASVLGQNGLEQASPLVSGGTFSNGGADMNRWMSQFQSEMPGLVQPSLAENWLNSQRGSSGLIVKRTIRVDIPVDKYPNYNFVGRLLGPRGNSLKRVEANTECRVLIRGRGSIKDPAREEMMRGKPGYEHLNEPLHILIEAELPVEIVDARLMQAREILEDLLKPTDESQDFYKKQQLRELAMLNGTLREEGSPMSGSLSPFQNSLGMKRAKTRG
- the LOC107927263 gene encoding protein NOI4 isoform X1, with protein sequence MSDQGRPLPKFGEWDVNDPASADGFTVIFNKARDEKKTGGKPESLEKADTHGKPGADPNKPQSVKKMALLRSSPAGGILMNSCRYKSFHCMMKPPAYILNKIGMNGGHLIKLFWDWISFLVVKIYIVVR